A genome region from Defluviimonas aquaemixtae includes the following:
- a CDS encoding EcsC family protein, whose translation MTTATLPPDALVEISALALRLKRANGPVMRAMSAIGGKIETRLAALPQSVRRLLETGTAEILQKSYRLAGQVSAHPALPDTGGWGHRVGVATGGALGGFGGLGTALLELPATITVFFGAMQKVAGDYGFDPASDDTRMTCLEIFGSGGPLEDDDGVDTSFLSTRLAVNGATVQALVQQVAPTLAAVLGRKLAGQAVPVFGAAAGAGVNLAYLSYYTDMAHIRFGLKRLAEHHGAARVEAQFRAEIVRIGSRRES comes from the coding sequence GTGACTACCGCTACTCTGCCGCCTGACGCGCTGGTCGAGATCTCGGCCCTGGCGCTCAGGCTCAAGCGTGCGAACGGCCCGGTGATGCGGGCAATGAGCGCGATTGGCGGCAAGATAGAGACGCGCCTGGCGGCGCTGCCACAAAGCGTGCGCCGCCTGCTTGAAACGGGAACGGCGGAGATTCTGCAGAAATCATACCGGCTTGCCGGTCAGGTCAGCGCCCATCCGGCGCTGCCCGATACTGGCGGCTGGGGCCACCGCGTAGGCGTGGCAACAGGGGGCGCGCTGGGCGGCTTCGGCGGACTTGGAACCGCGCTTTTGGAGCTGCCGGCGACCATTACGGTTTTCTTCGGCGCGATGCAGAAGGTTGCCGGCGACTACGGCTTCGACCCGGCCTCCGACGACACCCGGATGACCTGCCTTGAGATTTTCGGCTCGGGCGGGCCGCTCGAAGACGACGACGGCGTTGACACCAGTTTTCTCAGCACGCGGCTCGCCGTGAATGGCGCGACCGTGCAGGCGCTTGTTCAGCAGGTCGCGCCCACGCTCGCCGCCGTCTTGGGCCGCAAGCTTGCCGGGCAGGCGGTGCCGGTTTTCGGCGCGGCCGCAGGGGCGGGGGTCAACCTCGCTTACCTGTCCTACTACACGGACATGGCCCACATCCGCTTTGGCCTGAAGCGCCTCGCCGAGCATCACGGCGCGGCGCGGGTCGAGGCGCAGTTCCGCGCCGAAATTGTGCGGATCGGATCGCGACGCGAGAGCTGA
- a CDS encoding aspartate kinase gives MPLLVMKFGGTSVADLDRITSAAEKVKREVDRGYDVIVIVSAMSGKTNELVSWVEETSHLYDAREYDAVVASGENVTAGLMALRLQEMDVPARSWQGWQVPINTTSVHSAARFVSIPRENIDAKFAEGFKVAVVAGFQGLSDESRITTLGRGGSDTTAVAFAAAFGAERCDIYTDVDGIYTTDPRICGKARRLDRIAFEEMLELASLGAKVLQTRSVELAMRYNVRLRVLSSFEETDENSGTLVCDEEDIMESKAVSGIAYSRDEAKITLVTVEDRPGIAAAIFGPLSDAGVNVDMIVQNISEKNYEGHSVAVTDMTFSCPTNQVARAKKALEDARAADKIDYDDLVVDTESAKVSVVGIGMRSQSGVAARMFQALANENINIKVIATSEIKVSVLIDRKYMELAVQALHDAFDLDKAA, from the coding sequence ATGCCGCTTCTCGTGATGAAATTCGGCGGGACCTCCGTCGCCGATCTCGACCGCATCACGAGCGCCGCCGAGAAGGTCAAACGCGAGGTCGACCGCGGCTATGACGTGATCGTCATCGTCTCGGCCATGTCCGGCAAGACCAATGAGCTCGTGAGCTGGGTCGAAGAGACCTCGCATCTCTACGACGCGCGTGAATACGACGCGGTCGTCGCGAGTGGCGAGAACGTGACCGCCGGCCTCATGGCGCTCCGGCTTCAGGAAATGGACGTCCCCGCCCGGTCCTGGCAGGGCTGGCAAGTGCCGATCAACACGACCTCGGTCCATTCCGCCGCGCGCTTCGTCTCGATCCCGCGCGAGAACATCGATGCCAAGTTCGCCGAGGGCTTCAAGGTCGCGGTTGTCGCGGGCTTTCAGGGCCTTTCGGATGAGAGCCGGATCACAACGCTCGGCCGTGGTGGCTCGGACACGACGGCGGTCGCATTCGCCGCCGCCTTCGGGGCGGAGCGCTGCGACATCTACACCGATGTCGACGGTATCTACACGACGGATCCGCGCATTTGTGGAAAAGCCCGAAGACTCGACCGGATCGCCTTCGAGGAGATGCTGGAGCTTGCCTCGCTCGGCGCGAAGGTCCTGCAAACCCGCTCCGTCGAACTCGCAATGCGCTACAATGTGCGCCTGCGCGTTCTGTCGAGCTTCGAGGAAACCGACGAAAATTCCGGCACACTGGTCTGCGACGAGGAGGACATCATGGAATCGAAAGCCGTCTCGGGCATCGCCTATAGCCGCGACGAAGCCAAGATCACGCTTGTGACGGTCGAGGACCGGCCGGGCATCGCCGCCGCGATCTTCGGGCCCTTGTCGGATGCCGGCGTGAACGTGGACATGATCGTCCAGAACATTTCGGAAAAGAACTACGAAGGCCACTCGGTCGCTGTTACCGACATGACCTTTTCCTGTCCGACGAACCAGGTGGCGCGCGCGAAGAAAGCACTGGAAGACGCCCGAGCCGCTGACAAGATTGACTACGACGACCTGGTCGTTGACACCGAGTCCGCGAAAGTCTCGGTCGTGGGGATCGGGATGCGGTCCCAGTCCGGCGTCGCAGCGCGGATGTTTCAGGCGCTTGCAAACGAAAACATCAACATCAAGGTCATCGCCACGTCCGAGATCAAGGTATCGGTGCTGATCGACCGGAAATATATGGAACTCGCCGTGCAGGCACTCCATGATGCTTTCGACTTGGACAAGGCGGCCTGA
- the trxB gene encoding thioredoxin-disulfide reductase codes for MGETKHTKVLIIGSGPAGYTAAVYAARAMTNPILVQGIQPGGQLTITTEVENWPGDTEVQGPDLMVRMEEHAKAVGTEVIADHISALDLSRRPFTAKGDTGTTYTADAVILATGAQAKWLGLPSEEKFKGFGVSACATCDGFFYRGKEVLVIGGGNTAVEEALFLTNFATKVTLVHRRDELRAEKILQHRLFNHPKIEVIWDHVVEEILGTEQPLGVTGARLLNVKTGEVREIDCDGFFVAIGHAPASELVKDQLELHHGNYVKVKAGTTQTSIPGVFAAGDLTDHVYRQAVTSAGMGCMAALDAEKFLAEQEAEKEVEAAE; via the coding sequence ATGGGCGAGACGAAGCACACCAAGGTTCTGATCATCGGCTCGGGTCCGGCGGGATACACCGCCGCCGTCTATGCCGCCCGCGCGATGACCAACCCGATCCTCGTCCAGGGCATCCAGCCCGGCGGCCAACTTACCATCACCACCGAGGTTGAGAACTGGCCGGGCGATACCGAGGTGCAGGGCCCGGACCTGATGGTGCGGATGGAGGAACATGCCAAGGCCGTGGGCACGGAGGTCATCGCCGACCACATCTCCGCGCTCGACCTGTCGAGACGCCCCTTCACCGCGAAGGGCGATACAGGCACGACCTACACCGCTGACGCAGTGATCCTCGCGACCGGAGCACAAGCCAAGTGGCTCGGCCTGCCGTCGGAGGAGAAGTTCAAGGGCTTCGGCGTCTCGGCCTGCGCGACCTGCGACGGGTTCTTCTATCGCGGCAAGGAGGTCTTGGTGATCGGCGGCGGCAACACCGCCGTGGAGGAGGCGCTGTTCCTGACCAATTTCGCGACCAAGGTGACGCTGGTGCACCGCCGGGATGAGCTTCGGGCCGAGAAGATCCTGCAGCACCGGCTGTTCAATCACCCGAAGATCGAGGTGATCTGGGACCATGTCGTCGAGGAGATTCTGGGCACCGAACAGCCGCTTGGCGTGACCGGCGCGCGGCTCCTTAACGTCAAGACCGGCGAGGTGCGCGAGATCGACTGCGACGGGTTCTTCGTCGCGATCGGCCATGCTCCGGCCTCGGAGCTGGTCAAGGACCAGCTGGAACTGCATCACGGCAACTATGTGAAGGTGAAGGCCGGCACGACCCAGACCTCGATCCCCGGCGTGTTCGCGGCGGGCGACCTGACCGACCATGTCTACCGCCAGGCGGTGACCTCTGCGGGCATGGGCTGCATGGCCGCGCTCGACGCCGAGAAGTTCCTTGCCGAACAGGAAGCCGAGAAAGAGGTCGAGGCGGCGGAATGA
- the ptsP gene encoding phosphoenolpyruvate--protein phosphotransferase: protein MPERTESESRKLLRRLRDSLADAGAGQERLDRITHLIADSMRCEVCSIYLFRDDETLELCATEGLKEAAVHMTRMRLGEGLVGRVAKTSTPINTADAPSEKGFRYMPETGEEIYSSFLGVPIQRLGEKLGVLVVQSKQARQFSDDEVYALEVVAMVLAEMTELGAFVGEGEALAALHQQPVMIRGGTGQEGAAEGHVWLHEPRVVITNPVADDPKKELTRLNEAVDKLRISVDAMLTMTDGQDKEQKQILEAYRMFANSRGWMRRMEDDIARGLSAEAAVEKEQSAARARLETVPDPYLRDRLHDLDDLSNRLLRILTGQGSDTGAEMPENPILVARNIGPAELLDYGRKLKGVVLEEGAVGSHAAIVARALAIPLVIHAERITTEALNGDAILVDGDQGIVHLRPEESVAAAFRDKIAMQAKAQERYASIRDKPAVAKCGTTVSLHMNAGLMADLPSLVGSGAEGVGLFRTELQFLIRTRVPQRKELAEIYSGVLNAAKGKRVVFRTLDIGSDKVLPYMKRVDEPNPAMGWRAIRVALDRPGIMRMQLQALLRGAKGRPLSVMFPFIAEFEEFQRGRQMLLDEVRRERRLGHELPADLEIGAMLETPALAYAPREFFELTDFISIGGNDLKQFFFAADRENEQVRRRYDVLNTSFLRFINQIVQRCKDAGTELSFCGEDAGRPVEAICLAALGIRTLSMRPASIGPVKHVIRRVDLAELASVLKAECETGATNVRARVMDWLSRQDI, encoded by the coding sequence ATGCCTGAACGGACCGAAAGTGAAAGCCGCAAGCTGCTCCGGCGCTTGCGTGACAGCCTCGCCGATGCCGGCGCCGGGCAGGAGCGGCTCGACCGTATCACGCATCTGATTGCGGATTCGATGCGGTGCGAGGTGTGCTCGATCTACCTCTTCCGCGATGACGAGACGCTCGAACTATGCGCGACCGAGGGCCTCAAGGAAGCGGCGGTCCACATGACGCGGATGCGCCTTGGCGAAGGCCTCGTGGGCCGGGTCGCCAAGACCTCCACCCCGATCAACACCGCGGACGCCCCCAGCGAAAAAGGATTCCGCTACATGCCCGAAACGGGCGAGGAGATCTATTCGTCTTTCCTCGGCGTGCCGATCCAGCGTCTGGGCGAAAAGCTCGGGGTGCTTGTTGTGCAGTCGAAACAGGCGCGACAGTTCTCCGACGATGAGGTCTATGCGCTCGAAGTCGTGGCCATGGTGCTGGCCGAGATGACCGAACTCGGCGCCTTCGTGGGCGAGGGCGAAGCGCTGGCGGCGCTCCACCAGCAGCCGGTGATGATCCGGGGCGGTACCGGGCAGGAAGGCGCAGCCGAAGGCCATGTCTGGCTGCACGAACCTCGGGTCGTGATCACGAACCCCGTCGCGGACGACCCGAAGAAGGAACTGACCCGGCTGAACGAGGCGGTCGACAAGCTGCGCATCTCGGTCGATGCGATGCTGACCATGACCGACGGTCAGGACAAGGAGCAGAAGCAGATCCTCGAAGCCTACCGCATGTTCGCCAATTCCCGAGGCTGGATGCGGCGGATGGAGGACGACATCGCCCGCGGCCTCTCCGCGGAAGCGGCGGTGGAAAAGGAACAGTCTGCTGCCCGCGCGCGGCTCGAAACGGTGCCCGATCCCTACTTGCGCGACCGCTTGCATGATCTCGACGACCTGTCGAACCGGCTGCTCCGCATCCTGACCGGCCAGGGCTCCGATACCGGCGCCGAGATGCCGGAAAATCCGATCCTCGTCGCTCGCAATATCGGCCCCGCCGAGCTTCTCGACTATGGCCGGAAGCTCAAGGGCGTCGTATTGGAGGAAGGTGCCGTCGGCTCCCACGCCGCCATCGTCGCCCGGGCTCTCGCGATCCCGCTCGTCATCCATGCCGAGCGGATCACGACCGAGGCGCTGAACGGCGACGCGATCCTCGTTGACGGCGATCAGGGCATCGTCCACCTGCGGCCCGAGGAGTCGGTCGCTGCCGCGTTCCGCGACAAGATCGCGATGCAGGCCAAGGCCCAGGAGCGCTACGCATCCATTCGCGACAAGCCCGCAGTCGCGAAATGCGGCACCACGGTCTCGCTGCACATGAACGCCGGGCTCATGGCCGACCTGCCCTCGCTCGTGGGCTCGGGGGCGGAAGGCGTGGGTCTGTTCCGAACCGAGTTGCAGTTCCTGATCCGCACGCGCGTGCCCCAGCGCAAGGAGCTTGCCGAGATCTATTCCGGCGTCCTCAACGCCGCGAAGGGCAAGCGTGTTGTGTTTCGCACGCTCGACATCGGCTCGGACAAGGTGCTGCCCTACATGAAGCGGGTGGATGAGCCGAACCCGGCCATGGGATGGCGCGCCATCCGCGTCGCGCTCGACCGGCCGGGCATCATGCGGATGCAGCTTCAGGCGCTTCTGCGCGGTGCCAAGGGGCGACCGTTGTCGGTCATGTTCCCCTTCATCGCCGAGTTCGAGGAGTTTCAGCGCGGCCGCCAGATGCTCCTCGACGAGGTCAGGCGCGAACGCCGGCTTGGCCACGAACTGCCGGCCGATCTCGAGATCGGCGCGATGCTGGAGACCCCGGCGCTCGCCTACGCGCCGCGCGAGTTCTTTGAACTCACCGATTTCATCTCGATCGGCGGCAACGACCTCAAGCAGTTCTTCTTCGCCGCCGACCGCGAGAACGAACAGGTCCGCCGTCGCTACGACGTCTTGAACACGAGCTTCCTGCGCTTCATCAACCAGATCGTGCAGCGCTGCAAAGATGCGGGCACGGAGCTTTCATTCTGTGGCGAGGATGCCGGCCGCCCGGTCGAGGCGATCTGCCTTGCGGCGCTCGGCATCCGGACGCTCTCGATGCGTCCGGCCTCGATCGGTCCGGTCAAGCACGTCATCCGCCGGGTGGATCTGGCCGAGCTTGCCTCGGTCCTCAAAGCCGAATGCGAAACGGGCGCGACGAATGTCCGCGCCCGCGTGATGGACTGGCTGTCACGGCAGGACATCTGA
- a CDS encoding flavin reductase family protein has translation MFYRPEDGHGLPHNPFNAIITPRPIGWISSRGAKGDNLAPYSFFNGIAYTPPQVMFASTGRKDSLNNIEESRVFAVNIVEYAAREKMNLTSGTYPPGTDEFTLAGVERVECETIPCPRVKDAPANLECRVEQIVKLLGENNYLIVGEVTGIHLRDDCLVDGRFDVLKFNPLARGGYRDYSVVTEIFEMLRPGQK, from the coding sequence ATGTTCTATAGACCCGAAGACGGCCACGGCCTGCCCCACAACCCGTTCAACGCTATCATCACACCGCGGCCGATCGGCTGGATCTCATCGCGCGGGGCCAAAGGTGACAATCTCGCCCCCTATTCCTTCTTCAACGGCATCGCCTACACGCCGCCGCAGGTCATGTTTGCCTCGACGGGCCGCAAGGACAGCCTGAACAACATCGAGGAAAGCCGCGTCTTTGCCGTCAACATCGTCGAGTACGCGGCGCGCGAGAAGATGAATCTGACGTCGGGCACCTATCCGCCGGGCACCGACGAGTTCACACTGGCGGGCGTCGAGCGGGTTGAGTGCGAGACGATCCCCTGTCCCCGGGTGAAGGATGCCCCGGCCAATCTCGAATGCCGGGTCGAGCAGATCGTGAAGCTGCTCGGCGAGAACAACTACCTGATCGTCGGCGAAGTAACGGGCATCCACCTCCGCGACGACTGCCTCGTCGACGGCCGCTTCGACGTGCTGAAATTCAACCCGCTCGCCCGCGGCGGCTACCGGGACTACTCGGTCGTGACCGAGATCTTCGAGATGCTCAGGCCGGGGCAGAAGTGA
- a CDS encoding NUDIX hydrolase yields MKKHNKNEVASTKAMTQYGAICYRVTKKRGCEVLLVTSRDTGRWVIPKGWPMAGKSGVECALREAFEEAGVEGHDVADPIGLFSYDKGMDDGTIQPCVVTVYPVEVDRLHSSFPERDQRKRRWFAPKKAARKVDEPELQALLDRFDPAKLIGGDR; encoded by the coding sequence ATGAAGAAACACAACAAGAACGAGGTCGCCTCAACGAAGGCGATGACGCAATACGGGGCCATTTGCTATCGCGTGACCAAGAAACGAGGCTGCGAGGTTCTCCTCGTCACGAGCCGCGACACGGGCCGGTGGGTAATTCCGAAGGGCTGGCCGATGGCGGGCAAATCGGGCGTCGAATGCGCGCTGCGCGAGGCGTTCGAGGAAGCCGGCGTCGAGGGCCATGACGTGGCGGACCCCATCGGGCTTTTCTCCTACGACAAGGGGATGGACGATGGCACAATCCAGCCCTGTGTGGTGACCGTCTACCCGGTCGAGGTCGACCGGCTCCACAGCAGCTTCCCCGAACGCGATCAGCGCAAACGGCGCTGGTTCGCGCCGAAGAAGGCGGCGCGCAAGGTTGACGAGCCGGAGTTACAGGCGCTTCTAGACCGTTTCGATCCCGCGAAACTGATTGGCGGTGATCGCTGA
- a CDS encoding GNAT family N-acetyltransferase produces MYRLEEESEADWWEVEALYDLCFAPGRTALSSYRLRDGVAKVTELCLTLRDSDGILAAVIRYWPVLVGGRKTLLLGPVAVHPTRQGEGLGALLIHESLAEAARLGWERVLLVGDEPYYRRFGFSRRDSIEMPPPTNPDRVLGHALHPGAWDGVTGPVTRMPQEVHD; encoded by the coding sequence GTGTACAGGCTGGAAGAGGAATCCGAGGCGGATTGGTGGGAGGTCGAGGCGCTCTACGACCTCTGCTTCGCGCCGGGGCGGACGGCGCTGTCGTCCTACCGCCTGCGCGACGGGGTGGCCAAGGTCACCGAACTGTGCCTGACATTGCGCGATTCAGATGGGATTCTCGCCGCCGTGATCCGCTACTGGCCCGTGCTCGTAGGCGGGCGGAAGACTCTCTTGCTCGGTCCCGTGGCGGTCCATCCGACACGGCAGGGCGAGGGGTTGGGCGCACTTCTCATCCACGAGAGCCTCGCCGAGGCGGCGCGGCTCGGCTGGGAGCGGGTGCTGCTTGTCGGCGATGAGCCCTACTACCGCCGTTTCGGATTTTCGAGGCGCGACAGTATTGAAATGCCGCCGCCGACCAACCCTGACCGCGTGTTGGGGCATGCGCTTCATCCGGGCGCGTGGGACGGGGTGACCGGGCCGGTCACCCGCATGCCTCAGGAGGTGCATGATTGA
- a CDS encoding DUF1178 family protein, with amino-acid sequence MIRYALICDKNHDFESWFQSAEAFDRLHATGMVACAVCGSAMVEKTLMAPTVRSARKAAAKDAPSLSKPSTGVEEMLAAMRRHIEETSDYVGLNFATEARAIHEGLAPERSIYGEARTDEAKKLVEDGVPVAPLPFLPARKAN; translated from the coding sequence ATGATCCGCTACGCGCTGATATGCGACAAGAATCACGACTTCGAAAGCTGGTTTCAATCAGCCGAAGCCTTCGACCGGCTGCACGCAACCGGGATGGTGGCCTGTGCGGTCTGTGGTTCGGCGATGGTCGAAAAGACACTGATGGCCCCGACGGTCAGGTCCGCGCGCAAGGCGGCCGCCAAGGACGCCCCGTCGCTGTCCAAACCGTCCACGGGTGTCGAAGAGATGCTGGCCGCGATGCGCCGGCACATCGAGGAAACATCCGACTATGTCGGCCTGAACTTCGCTACCGAGGCGCGCGCGATCCATGAGGGTCTGGCGCCGGAACGCTCGATCTACGGCGAAGCGCGCACCGACGAGGCGAAGAAGCTCGTCGAAGATGGCGTTCCAGTCGCGCCCCTGCCCTTCCTGCCCGCGCGCAAGGCCAACTGA
- a CDS encoding 3-deoxy-D-manno-octulosonic acid transferase: MLLYRIFAAIAFALYGLRLRLGAASPAAASERRGRGPTPAAAPRLWLHGASNGELTSARGVVETLLARAPDLSIIVTANSATGGTLVRSWGRGRIDTAFAPFDTRGAVAAFLDRWQPKALVIVENELWPERFVSCAERGIPVFVIGARMSRRSARHWGRLPGLRARIFSAIRFLSAQDAASEARFRDLGLPGDRLGPIVNLKSAVTTRGAAEPLPFPRDTTLLAASTHEGEEEQVLAAFRQARDARPDLRLLLAPRHPRRRDEIEAAIRKTGLSFATRSRGDAVTAGTDIYLADTMGEMDLWYGAAGMTFVGGSLVDRGGHTPFEPAAHASAILHGPHVANSATAYRALAQAGAAIEVTTPDALAEAIVALADVDRQADMTVRAHTALAELSGGDGLDVFYAALADATGLPLQNA, from the coding sequence TTGCTTCTCTACCGTATCTTCGCAGCGATCGCTTTCGCGCTCTACGGCCTCCGCCTGAGGCTCGGGGCGGCGTCGCCCGCCGCCGCCTCCGAGCGTCGGGGCCGTGGCCCGACGCCTGCCGCAGCGCCGCGTCTCTGGCTGCACGGCGCGTCGAACGGCGAACTGACTTCCGCACGCGGCGTTGTCGAGACGCTCCTCGCGCGCGCGCCCGATCTTAGCATCATCGTGACCGCGAACAGCGCAACCGGCGGGACGCTCGTCCGAAGCTGGGGTCGCGGGCGCATCGACACCGCCTTCGCCCCGTTCGACACCCGGGGCGCGGTCGCGGCGTTCCTCGACCGCTGGCAGCCCAAAGCGCTGGTGATCGTGGAGAACGAACTCTGGCCCGAGCGCTTCGTTTCCTGCGCGGAGCGCGGCATCCCTGTCTTTGTGATCGGAGCCCGCATGTCCCGGAGAAGCGCCCGCCATTGGGGCCGACTGCCCGGCCTTCGGGCGCGCATCTTCTCCGCGATCCGGTTCCTGTCGGCGCAGGACGCCGCATCCGAGGCACGCTTCCGCGACCTCGGCCTGCCGGGGGACAGGCTCGGCCCGATCGTCAATCTCAAGTCGGCCGTCACCACCCGCGGCGCCGCGGAACCCTTGCCCTTTCCCCGCGACACGACGCTTCTTGCCGCGTCCACCCACGAGGGCGAGGAGGAACAGGTGCTCGCGGCGTTCCGGCAAGCAAGAGACGCGCGACCCGACCTGCGCCTCCTCCTCGCCCCGCGCCATCCGCGTCGGCGCGACGAGATCGAGGCGGCGATCCGGAAGACGGGCCTGTCTTTTGCCACCCGGTCGCGCGGTGACGCAGTGACAGCCGGAACCGACATCTACCTTGCCGACACGATGGGCGAGATGGACCTCTGGTACGGCGCCGCAGGTATGACCTTCGTCGGCGGCTCGCTTGTCGACAGGGGCGGGCACACGCCCTTCGAACCCGCCGCGCATGCATCGGCCATCCTGCACGGGCCCCATGTGGCGAACTCCGCCACGGCCTATCGGGCGCTCGCGCAGGCGGGCGCGGCAATCGAGGTGACGACGCCCGATGCGCTCGCCGAGGCGATTGTCGCCCTCGCCGATGTCGATCGGCAGGCAGACATGACCGTCAGGGCCCACACCGCACTTGCGGAACTGTCGGGCGGTGACGGGCTCGACGTCTTCTACGCCGCGCTCGCCGATGCGACCGGCCTGCCGCTGCAGAACGCCTGA
- a CDS encoding threonine dehydratase, with protein sequence MQFTLDELEEAAELVRRHMEPTPQYAWPQLAARTGAEVWVKHENHGPIGAFKARGAITLIDWLRRTQPDCPGIITATRGNHGQAQARAATRAGLRAVVYVPHGNSVEKNAAMRAFGADLREFGEDFDTAKDEAMRLAKEEGLFPVPPFHRELVRGVATYALEFFRAAPPLDAVYVPIGCGSGICGVIAARDALGLSTEVVGVVSTEAACAKLSVEAGRPVETNSARTFADGMAVRVPVKEALDIYGPCAARILAVSEDEVAEAMRIYFADTHNTAEGAGAAPLAALLQEREAMRGRRAGVVLTGGNIDTDRFAAVLSGRTPAP encoded by the coding sequence ATGCAATTCACTCTCGACGAACTGGAGGAGGCCGCTGAACTCGTCCGGCGCCACATGGAGCCCACGCCGCAATATGCCTGGCCGCAGCTCGCCGCCCGGACTGGCGCCGAGGTCTGGGTGAAACACGAGAACCACGGGCCCATCGGCGCGTTTAAGGCGCGGGGCGCAATCACGCTGATCGACTGGCTCAGGCGCACGCAGCCCGACTGCCCCGGCATCATTACTGCCACGCGCGGCAATCACGGCCAGGCGCAGGCCCGCGCTGCGACCCGCGCGGGGTTACGCGCCGTCGTCTACGTGCCGCACGGCAATTCGGTCGAGAAGAACGCGGCGATGCGGGCCTTCGGCGCCGACTTGCGCGAATTCGGCGAGGATTTCGACACAGCGAAGGACGAGGCGATGCGGCTCGCGAAGGAAGAGGGCCTGTTCCCCGTGCCACCGTTTCATAGGGAGCTTGTCCGGGGCGTCGCGACCTACGCGCTCGAATTCTTCCGCGCCGCGCCGCCGCTCGACGCGGTCTATGTGCCCATTGGCTGCGGTTCGGGCATCTGCGGCGTCATCGCCGCGCGCGACGCGCTCGGCCTGTCGACCGAGGTGGTGGGCGTCGTGTCGACCGAGGCCGCCTGCGCGAAGCTTTCGGTCGAGGCCGGGCGGCCCGTCGAGACGAACAGCGCACGCACCTTCGCCGACGGCATGGCTGTGCGTGTACCGGTCAAGGAGGCGCTCGACATCTACGGGCCGTGCGCCGCCCGCATCCTTGCGGTCAGCGAGGACGAGGTCGCCGAAGCGATGCGCATCTATTTCGCGGACACACACAACACTGCCGAAGGCGCTGGCGCGGCCCCGCTTGCAGCCCTCCTACAGGAGCGCGAGGCGATGCGAGGCCGCCGCGCAGGCGTCGTCCTGACCGGCGGCAACATTGACACCGACCGCTTCGCCGCCGTGCTGTCGGGGCGGACGCCGGCACCCTGA
- a CDS encoding YybH family protein — MPIRDEFQRLLDRMVAAYRAGDAAGCADCFTEDATIFSPYAPAASGRAAIDALHRDWTGDGGDTKTLRVIDADASGDLGWCLAAYSEGDKNADGTSLNILARSSDGRWLIRYCSLNSDAPPLV, encoded by the coding sequence ATGCCGATCCGTGACGAGTTTCAACGCCTCCTCGACAGGATGGTCGCGGCTTATCGGGCCGGGGACGCCGCCGGCTGCGCAGACTGCTTCACCGAGGACGCTACGATCTTCTCTCCCTATGCGCCCGCTGCGTCCGGACGGGCGGCGATTGATGCGCTGCACCGCGACTGGACGGGCGACGGCGGCGATACGAAGACATTGCGCGTCATCGATGCGGATGCGTCCGGCGATCTCGGCTGGTGCCTGGCCGCCTATAGCGAGGGCGACAAGAATGCGGACGGCACGTCGCTGAACATACTCGCGCGCTCGTCCGACGGGCGGTGGCTTATCCGCTATTGCTCGCTCAACAGCGACGCTCCACCCCTCGTCTGA